From one ANME-2 cluster archaeon genomic stretch:
- a CDS encoding flippase-like domain-containing protein, protein MEISLVLPAYNEVKRLHDTVITTAQTLSQITESFEIIIAEDGSTDGTDRLASQLVSELGYVRHLHNDERQGRGRALNHAFKTARGEILCYIDVDLATDMSHLEELIAAIYRDGYDFATGSRMMPYSDVKRPMKRGIASKGFNFLTRTLLGSSLYDHQCGFKAFKRSSLFELMDSVEDEHWFWDTELLVRAQRAGYKVKEFPVRWRHGGATKVDLVKDVIGMGSQIVRLRWQLSAPHIGRRRKVLLTFILALMLLFLIFTLVGIEDVWQAALSASSPMFGLAVVVYLLSWPVRGVRYQHILGRLGYAHDLNFITGTIFMSQSANVILPARIGDISRAYILKKEKDIPLTTGMSSLAVERIFDIIAITVIGMISVLVVMAEKSIDNWIMPLILSSVAIIVLFFAGIYFLSSRGRDGLSPVERIIFRFSRSGDYTDMVAGIARKFVDEIFTVSSNVKDFIIVFFSSLVVWTIDILTCYIVLFAFPFVHNTTSPTTLIAIVFLAVAVGNLAKMFPITPGAIGTYEASLTLIFGIAGIVGYVGAAAAVIDHIIKNSVTLVFGAVYLTKFNIKWPELLDIKKNK, encoded by the coding sequence ATTGAAATCTCGCTTGTATTACCAGCTTATAATGAAGTAAAACGCTTGCATGATACGGTTATTACAACTGCGCAGACCCTGTCACAGATTACAGAATCTTTCGAGATCATAATCGCAGAGGACGGGAGTACTGATGGTACTGATCGCCTTGCTTCCCAGCTTGTATCAGAACTGGGTTATGTCCGACACCTTCACAATGACGAAAGACAGGGTCGGGGCCGGGCATTGAACCATGCTTTCAAGACTGCACGTGGTGAGATTCTCTGCTACATTGATGTGGACCTTGCTACTGATATGTCACACCTTGAAGAGTTGATTGCAGCTATCTACAGGGATGGCTATGATTTTGCCACTGGCTCCAGGATGATGCCGTACAGTGATGTAAAGCGGCCCATGAAACGTGGTATTGCTTCCAAAGGCTTTAACTTTCTTACCCGTACCTTGCTGGGTTCGAGCCTGTACGACCACCAGTGCGGGTTCAAGGCATTCAAACGGAGTTCCCTGTTCGAACTTATGGATTCGGTCGAGGACGAGCACTGGTTCTGGGATACCGAACTGCTGGTCAGGGCACAGCGTGCCGGTTACAAAGTAAAGGAATTCCCGGTTCGATGGCGACATGGAGGTGCCACCAAGGTTGACCTGGTCAAAGACGTGATTGGCATGGGCAGTCAGATAGTGAGATTGAGATGGCAGTTGAGCGCCCCGCACATAGGACGCAGGCGAAAGGTCTTACTAACGTTTATCCTGGCACTGATGCTGTTGTTCCTCATATTCACGCTCGTAGGTATAGAGGATGTATGGCAGGCTGCATTATCAGCATCATCACCGATGTTTGGCCTGGCAGTCGTGGTCTACCTTCTGTCCTGGCCGGTGAGAGGGGTCAGGTACCAGCATATCCTGGGGCGGCTGGGTTATGCTCACGACCTGAACTTCATTACCGGTACCATATTCATGAGCCAGTCTGCAAACGTGATACTCCCAGCCAGGATTGGCGATATCTCCCGGGCATACATCCTGAAAAAAGAAAAGGACATCCCCCTTACCACAGGTATGTCGTCGCTGGCCGTGGAACGAATATTTGACATTATTGCTATAACGGTCATTGGAATGATTTCTGTGCTTGTTGTTATGGCCGAGAAATCTATCGACAACTGGATCATGCCCCTGATACTATCATCAGTAGCTATTATCGTACTGTTCTTTGCAGGTATCTACTTCCTCTCATCGCGGGGCAGGGACGGTTTATCCCCGGTTGAGCGCATCATATTCAGGTTTTCCAGGTCAGGAGATTACACCGACATGGTGGCTGGTATTGCCAGGAAATTCGTTGACGAGATCTTCACAGTATCTTCCAATGTAAAAGACTTCATCATAGTATTCTTTTCATCGCTGGTGGTCTGGACCATTGATATTCTCACCTGCTATATCGTGCTCTTTGCATTCCCGTTTGTGCATAATACCACATCACCGACAACGTTGATAGCCATTGTGTTTTTAGCGGTGGCAGTGGGAAACCTTGCAAAGATGTTCCCAATCACGCCCGGCGCCATTGGTACGTACGAAGCCTCACTTACCCTTATATTCGGAATTGCAGGTATCGTCGGATATGTAGGGGCAGCAGCTGCAGTGATAGACCATATTATCAAGAACTCAGTTACCCTGGTTTTCGGGGCAGTATACCTTACAAAGTTCAATATAAAATGGCCTGAATTGCTGGATATTAAGAAGAACAAATAA
- the cofG gene encoding 7,8-didemethyl-8-hydroxy-5-deazariboflavin synthase subunit CofG, producing the protein MVTYSRNVFIPVTNMCRNHCGYCGFRRNPEDPQAYIIHPDRVAEILQRGAGSGCTEALFTFGERPEEDIRYLERLKTIGYERTLDYLLDLCRMAINAGLLPHCNPGLLSYEELALLKPFNASMGLMLETTAQLQAHDNSPGKVPQKRIESIAHAGKLKIPFTTGLLVGIGETRSDRVDSLRTITGLHRKYGHIQEVIIQNFTPKPDTPMAGHEPPSFEEMLWTVEQARDILPDDVAVQVPPNLISPGVLIKHGASDLGGISSETIDHINPEHKWPDVEELKQTAGKDTVLRERLPIYPKYILDDWFGEELRSLIHQLTDDEGYRKTTEIELSGTMLRKL; encoded by the coding sequence ATGGTCACGTATTCCAGAAATGTCTTTATCCCTGTCACCAACATGTGCCGGAACCATTGCGGTTATTGTGGATTCAGGCGCAACCCGGAGGACCCGCAGGCTTATATCATCCATCCTGACAGAGTAGCAGAAATACTCCAAAGAGGCGCAGGAAGCGGTTGCACCGAGGCACTGTTCACCTTTGGAGAGCGGCCCGAGGAAGATATCAGATATTTGGAGCGGCTCAAAACTATAGGATATGAACGGACCCTGGATTACCTGCTGGACCTGTGCCGGATGGCTATAAATGCAGGACTGTTACCCCACTGCAACCCGGGATTGCTGTCGTATGAAGAACTTGCCCTGCTCAAACCATTCAATGCCAGTATGGGGTTGATGCTTGAGACCACTGCCCAATTGCAGGCACATGATAACAGTCCGGGCAAGGTACCGCAAAAGAGGATAGAGAGCATTGCACATGCAGGGAAATTGAAGATACCTTTTACTACAGGATTGCTTGTGGGCATCGGCGAGACCAGGAGCGACCGGGTGGATTCCCTCAGGACCATTACAGGGTTGCACCGTAAGTACGGACATATCCAGGAAGTCATCATCCAGAATTTTACTCCAAAACCAGATACGCCCATGGCAGGACATGAACCGCCATCCTTTGAAGAGATGCTCTGGACAGTCGAACAGGCAAGGGATATCCTGCCTGATGATGTGGCTGTACAGGTGCCGCCCAACCTCATATCACCAGGAGTACTTATCAAACATGGTGCCTCCGACCTTGGTGGCATATCTTCCGAGACCATTGACCACATCAACCCTGAACATAAATGGCCTGACGTGGAGGAACTGAAGCAAACAGCTGGAAAAGATACCGTGCTTCGTGAAAGACTCCCTATCTATCCAAAATATATCCTGGATGATTGGTTCGGTGAGGAATTACGTTCGCTTATCCATCAATTGACCGATGATGAAGGATACAGGAAAACCACTGAAATTGAACTTTCGGGTACAATGTTACGCAAATTATAG